One stretch of Candida orthopsilosis Co 90-125, chromosome 3 draft sequence DNA includes these proteins:
- a CDS encoding Msh3 protein (S. cerevisiae homolog MSH3 has double-strand/single-strand DNA junction binding, DNA insertion or deletion binding, Y-form DNA binding, loop binding and has role in meiotic mismatch repair, removal nonhomologous ends) produces MTPKRQPSISQFFSSQKPKGSDGEDLLMPSSPKQRFSNGIEKFQFVKDQHTVENPTWQSQSEEALHTTASDTPITSPSPATPVSSSNSNILESFQYSKNSAINPPRTKRDAPNLITKESKAKKSRTTKLTPLENQILELTELHLDKILLIQVGYKYKVFGENARHVSKCLNIMYIPSSDSRFSYCSFPDTRLHINLQRILNSGVKVGIVKQVESAIVKEIDKVGKSGDVMKREVTGVYTKGTYMSDEFVGSNLIPNSVEEEHNNYIICINEVTDREFAVVAVQPLTGEIIYDVFTDDISREEMETRLLYLRPSEVIVINNDDEINATTMKCLKLVNHELKIEHKKTGHVDFSDYLISDMVDYYMQNFPSSIQECFYKLIVYLAEFKLSNVFTISQNITTFKDARKYMILPANTLTALEIFTNSTDPKSPRGTLEWLLNHTRTRFGSRLLHKWISKPLIDKEKIEERYDAVQGLGSEFNHVVDSLMKQLEKIGKTLDMEELLIKIHYSTSTQSTRINRKQVFLLLQSLNDLLQLVKSFAKTIRSSSLNLASPLIVNMLNGLLDSADAGIVENFINMMNPSYLFNESKDLFEQKSSFFNLQNGYDVINHEFAEIKNVEQLLEEELVRVRQLLQRPQLNYVTSNREPYLIEVRNGKAVDSLPPSFIKINGTATVSRFRNKEISNLYKLKQYHEEMLVQKCDEAFVEFLQSLDSQYGFFQKIVKHLATLDCLLSITAASVLNNQVRPTLTDDLTIEVEQARHPIIDQLRDGYVANNINIQYDINRALIITGPNMGGKSSYVKMVALFTIMTQIGCYLPCKSAIMGIFDSVFIRMGASDNILKGNSTFMTEMLECSNIIQRLTTRSLVILDEIGRGTGTTDGIALAYAILKYFIESESKPLLLFITHYPSIHILEHEYPGEVINYHMGFEEINKENGKFPEVIFLYDLCRGVVNNSYGLNVAKLAGIPEQVITNAYEVSEDLKHEIELDDDIKLLKSVNEVIHGDADTSNLFKYIN; encoded by the coding sequence ATGACACCTAAGAGGCAACCTTCGATAAGTCAGTTTTTCTCAAGTCAGAAGCCAAAGGGTTCGGACGGTGAGGATTTATTAATGCCAAGTTCTCCAAAGCAAAGATTTTCTAATGGTATagaaaagtttcaatttgtcaaagatCAACATACGGTTGAGAACCCAACGTGGCAATCCCAAAGTGAGGAGGCTCTTCACACTACTGCATCAGATACCCCTATcacatcaccatcacctGCTACACCTGTTAgctcttcaaattcaaatatacTAGAGAGTTTCCAATATAGCAAGAACTCCGCAATCAATCCACCACGAACCAAACGTGATGCTCCAAACCTAATCACCAAAGAAAGCAAGGCCAAAAAATCCCGCACTACAAAGCTAACTCCATTGGAGAACCAAATTTTGGAACTCACTGAGCTCCATCTTGACAAGATTCTCCTCATCCAAGTTGGTTACAAGTATAAGGTCTTTGGTGAGAATGCAAGACAcgtttcaaaatgtttaaACATCATGTATATACCAAGCTCGGATTCTCGCTTTTCATACTGTTCATTCCCTGATACTAGACTACATATTAATTTGCAGCGGATACTCAATAGCGGAGTAAAAGTTGGAATAGTCAAACAGGTGGAGTCAGCAATTGTCAAAGAGATTGACAAAGTTGGCAAGAGTGGCGATGTAATGAAACGTGAGGTGACCGGAGTGTACACAAAGGGGACTTATATGagtgatgaatttgttggCAGTAATCTTATACCTAATTCCGTCGAGGAGGAGCATAATAACTACATTATCTGTATAAATGAAGTGACTGATCGTGAATTTGCAGTCGTTGCTGTGCAACCGTTGACGGGTGAGATCATTTACGATGTTTTTACTGATGATATAAGTCGAGAGGAGATGGAAACTCGTTTGCTATATCTTCGACCCAGTGAAGTGATTgttatcaacaatgacGATGAAATAAATGCAACTACCATGAAATGTCTAAAGCTCGTCAACCACGAGctcaaaattgaacacAAGAAAACTGGTCATGTAGATTTTAGTGATTATCTTATCCTGGATATGGTTGACTACTATATGCAAAACTTTCCCTCACTGATCCAAGAATGTTTTTATAAACTTATTGTGTATTTGGcagaattcaaattgagtaATGTTTTCACAATATCACAAAATATCACCACTTTTAAAGATGCAAGAAAGTACATGATCTTACCTGCTAATACGCTAACTGCTTTGGAGATATTTACTAATTCGACCGATCCCAAATCACCCAGAGGAACTTTGGAGTGGCTCTTGAATCATACTAGAACCAGATTTGGTAGTCGATTGTTACACAAGTGGATTTCTAAACCACTAATTGATaaggaaaaaattgagGAGCGGTACGATGCTGTGCAAGGATTAGGGCTGGAGTTTAATCACGTAGTTGATTCATTAATGAAGCAGTTGGAGAAAATAGGCAAAACTTTGGATATGGAGGAACTACTTATCAAGATACAttattcaacatcaactcaatcaacaagaatCAATAGAAAGCAggtgtttcttttgttgcaaagtttgaatgatcttttgcaattggtGAAGCTGTTCGCCAAGACAATACGGAGTTCGAGCTTAAACTTGGCCTCTCCATTGATTGTGAACATGTTGAATGGGTTACTAGATCTGGCTGATGCGGGAATTGTGGAGAACTTTATCAATATGATGAACCCTTCATACTTGTTTAATGAACTGAAAGATCTATTTGAGCAAAAATCGAGCTTTTTTAACCTACAAAATGGCTATGACGTTATTAATCATGAGTTTGCTGAAATTAAGAATGTGGAACAATTGCTTGAAGAAGAGTTAGTTAGGGTCAGGCAGTTGTTACAACGACCTCAGCTCAACTACGTCACGAGTAATCGTGAACCGTACCTCATTGAAGTAAGAAATGGGAAAGCTGTTGATTCATTGCCGCCtagcttcatcaaaattaatGGAACAGCTACAGTGAGTCGATTTAGAAACAAGGAGATTTCCAACTTgtacaaattgaaacaatacCATGAAGAAATGTTGGTGCAGAAATGCGATGAAgcatttgttgaatttttgcaaagttTGGATTCCCAATATggatttttccaaaaaattgtcaagCATTTAGCAACACTAGATTGTTTACTCTCCATTACTGCAGCCAGTGTACTCAACAATCAAGTGAGGCCAACATTAACTGATGATTTGACAATTGAAGTGGAACAAGCAAGGCATCCAATAATTGACCAGTTGCGAGATGGGTACGTTGCCAATAATATCAATATTCAATACGACATCAATCGAGCATTGATTATAACTGGTCCAAATATGGGTGGGAAATCATCGTATGTGAAAATGGTTGCTTTATTCACTATCATGACTCAAATTGGGTGTTATTTACCCTGTAAATCAGCAATAATGGGAATATTTGACTCGGTGTTTATTCGTATGGGTGCAAGTGATAATATCCTCAAGGGTAATTCTACATTTATGACGGAGATGTTGGAATGTAGCAACATCATTCAGAGGCTAACTACTAGATCATTGGTCATATTGGATGAGATTGGAAGGGGAACGGGTACAACTGATGGAATAGCATTAGCGTATGcgattttgaaatattttattGAATCGGAATCGAAGCCGTTACTATTATTCATTACTCATTATCCATCTATACATATATTGGAACATGAATATCCTGGCGAAGTAATCAATTATCATATGggatttgaagaaatcaacaaagaaaatggtAAGTTCCCCGAAGTCATTTTTTTGTACGATTTATGTCGAGGAGTAGTCAACAACTCTTATGGGTTAAATGTGGCAAAATTGGCAGGTATTCCTGAACAAGTTATTACCAATGCATATGAAGTAAGTGAAGATCTAAAAcatgaaattgaacttgaTGACGAtataaagttgttgaaactggTCAATGAAGTGATACATGGTGATGCAGATACGTCtaatttattcaaatatataaattaa